A segment of the Labrus mixtus chromosome 15, fLabMix1.1, whole genome shotgun sequence genome:
GTTCAAGGACCACTACTGCAAGAAACCCAAGTTCTGTGACGTCTGTGCTCGCATGATAGTCTgtatgtggtaaaaaaaaaaaaaagagagaggacacaaacacacatataaccATCAATAAAATGATATTAGAAAACACAGTAAACGTAATGTTTTTCTTAAGATGATGCTTTAATTTGGTTTTAGACTGACCCTAATGGCTGTTCCTTGTTTATTTTCCAGTGAACAACAAGTTTGCTCTAAGATGCAAAAACTGCAAGACCAACATCCACCACTCATGTCAGTCCTACGTCGAGTtccaaaaatgttttggaaaaatTGTGAGTCatgttgcttaaaaaaaaaaaaaaaaattaaagggaCAACACATAGCCTcaaatagcacacacacacactttacaatcTATATAACCTTCTTTTTAATATATCTCACAAGTTACCTTGAATGCTTATTCAATTTTAACCCTAGAATTGTTTGCATTATTTATTGCTAATATGTCCTGCATCATTTGTAATGGCTTGCAAGCTTCACACACCCAGGACTCTTTGATTGCACTTTGGATGTGGTTTCTTTCATGTGAGCTGTGTGCGCATTGATGCTTTTGTACACGACTGAAGTTCCTAAGGGATAAATcaagttatttgaattgaattctACTGTCATACAGTgtcaaaatcaacatttatgTACAGTACAGTAGGAACACTGAAATGTATATTCACATCCCTCGTCATCTCctgaggagaaaataaatacagtgaTTGTAAATATTGAGATCTAATATATTGTTTCCTGTAGCCACCTGGCTTCAGAAGGGCCTACAGCTCCCCCTTATACAGCAGTGACCAACCAGATCAAAGTGAGTCCAAAGAGAGATAATATGtctcatgtttttataaacttcTTAACTCTTGTATTTATCAATGTGTTGTCCATGAAAGATGCTATGTTCTCCAAAAACTCTGTCTGATTTCTCTGTTCTTAACTAGACAACCCAAACAGGAACGACCCTGTCTTTGACACCCTGCGTGTCGGCGTCATCATGGCAAATAAGGAGCgtaaaaagaatgaaaatgacaagaaaaatgTGAGTGTATGATACATCTGTAACCAAACTGTAAACCTTCAATCctctaaaagaaaaatattttttagtgTCTTCcatttgatacattttcacaacactggaaaagaaaagtgtttgagCACCAATACAGACGTcgttaaaatgcacaaaaagatATTAAATGATATTTACTTCTTCTGATGAAAATTGTCTTTCCTctagatgatgatgatgatggaggaagaagaagaagaaagccaaCAGCCCAAAGAGAGcgaagagggaggagaaggtaCTAAGAACATTTGTGTAGTGGTTAAGGCGTTCTCTGTGATGGGAACTACACAAatgttgtaaaagaaaataacttaTTCATATTTCTATACTCAACAtggaaggacagaaaaaaaggagagcctaaacacaaagcaaaaacatttaataaacaatGCTACAAAACTAAAATGTTGGGGATAAAGCAAAATGACTCATCATGCATTATTACGCCATGAATTTAAATTCACCCAAAGAAAATCATTTGATGATGACTCCAATGTTGACACAGGGAAGCCTGATGATaagaaggagaaaggaggagacaaAGCAGACGACAAggtaagaaaaagtaaaaaaaacatttcaggttGGCTTTGAATCAGCTATTTATaagaacagctttttttttcaatcgcTGTAACGCTGTATGTTTATGTAGaatctgtgctgtttgtctaCAGAGTAAGGGAACATTCTCCCATTCCCACTTTTTCCTGGCCCTCTATCGCTTCAAGGCCATCGAGAAAGACGACCTCGACTTCCAGTAAGTTTAAAGAAGCGAATAATTCCCAACACtctttatatattctttaaTCTGTCTATGTGAACCTACTTTACCTTTCACTGAGTTAAAAACATCCCTTTTCAAATAGTTGTTTCACAAAAAAGAAGTGACAAGGGacacttttgtgtgtttgtgtattagtCCTGGTGATCGGATCACTGTACTGGATGACTCCAATGAAGAGTGGTGGAGGGTGAGATGACTTTATCATTTCTTGATTCTTTATGGTTTCATTTGATCATTTGATTGTGCTGTTCTGTTTGTGGTAAAGCAGATGCAACTGTTTCCACTTTTTATTCGTCTTAAGTTTCTGCAGAGAATAAACTTAAGGTTCATTGATCCTCCATTTTTTTAGGGAAAGATGGGGGAGAAGACAGGCTACTTCCCGACCAATTACCTCATAAAGGTGCGCGCATCCGAAAGAGTTTTTAAGGTGACACGCTCGTTTGTCGGGAACAGAGAAATGGGACAAATCACACTGAAGAAAGACCAGGTAATTACACTATTGTGTTCTTGTAATTTagcaacacacacagtctctgaggttacatttttcaaaaggttttcatgagtttgtgttattgttgccCATTTGTTACTTAcacccagaaaaaaaatctattttttaatgtcTGGGTACAGTTCTTATTGTGATCACGATGCAATGACATCAACACATCCACCTCACCTAATTAATGTTTGATGAAAAACAAGCTGCCAAGATGTTATGTTGTGTTATTGTcgctgtgtgttttcagattgTGGTGAAAAAAGGAGATGAGAAAGGTGGCTACTTGAAGGTCAGCACTGGACGCAAGCTGGGCTACTTCCCTGCTGATCTGCTGGAGGAGATCActgtgacgtaaaaaaaacaaaaaaacaaacaaaaggaagttAAAGGGCCTGCAGCACATTGAAATGTCACATATCCCGAACATTCAGCAGTTTTCTTTATTGGTGTAGTATCTACTTTTGCTCTTATTGTGAGGAATGATTAATGACACAAATTAAGGATTTCATGGTCTGAAAAGCCATTTCATGAATACATAGATTGATGTTGATAAGGGACAATCAGATCATGTAATGGCTCTTTTGTGTAAAGGAACAGCAATCCTCAGATGCTTTATGTAACTGTCTGCTGATCACAGCATTGAGGGGATGTATTACTAAATGTATTAATTGATATGACAGGATAAAATGAACAATGTCTGGCCTTAATCTATTAGATTTTAGAgttttttagattaaaaaagtttttataacAAGTAATCAAGGGGAGATTAATGGTGATGGCACTTGGGAATGGGAATGAATGCATtgttaaatcaaaatgaaaacattcaaaattataaaagttcagttttctttaagcTACATTGACATgaataaagatattttattCCCATTTACCCtaattgttaataaaaatgaCGCTGCTATTGCTACAATCTTTGAAAAGGTATTTTGgtcttctttcatttgttcAAAAAAAGTTTAGTATTGTATGATGATGCTGATTGTCAAATAAATATGTGGTGACTTTTTTGCGTTCAAAAGGTTCTCTTAgtctttcatatttttaaaaatagattattCAAAGCTAACATAGCATGTGCTATAAGTAAATTGTGGTTAATTAAAGTAGGACTTGTGAATAAATGATAAGGCTGAAGTCCTCCAATTCGACCTGCAGCTCCTACCTCCTGAATGTCATTCCCCCAATTtcccatccactgtcctgtctctccaataaaggcacaaaagacataaaataaatcttgaaaacaATTCattcagctattttttttaaaaatgtttgtactgATTGCTGCTGACTAATTGTGTACTACTTTTGAGTATTTTTTGAGTAATTTTAAGATCACAAATTAGTCTAAAGTCAGTCACTTATCAATCTGTGGGTCACATAGTCACAAAGACCAGAGTTGGAAAGAGTACAAGATTATTGTACCGAAGTGAAAGTACAGCTACTTTGATTTAGTTTAACTGAAGTAGAAATAAAATTACTactattttttttcactcagtAATTGATgctatttttaaatgtagaaaagtACAACACCTCCCCCAAAATGTACAGAAGTTAAAGTAAAATGTGTCTGGAGTTCTAGGGTGGCCTATAGTTTTATAGAAGAGGGGGTGGACGTTTAATGGCCAAGAAGGCTCCAAGTGACTTAAGACTGGTGAAAAAGGTCTTGAATTCAGGTGAACTGGTAGGTTGGCTGGGATTTCCGTAGCTATGAAAGCCTCGTctaatgatgtgtttttaatggctACGGTGGTGCATAACAGTAACATGTGTCCTAAATGTTGTCCACTGCTCTTTATTGCAAATGTTGCAATCACCATGGTCAAAACGTCATCTCAAGTCCGCTTTTCTCAACACTCGTCATCAGCTGCTGACTGAACGAAGGCGGCGATTCATATCTGTATCAATGACACACCACAATACATTTATGAACGAAAAACGAAGGCTAGTCTTCTAAGAGATTGAACAGTTTAACGCCTGAATTAAGCTAGACTTTTTTTCTaccatgttttttcttctgcttcacGTCTCCCGTTTTTCTTAATTCTTCCTCTTTGGTTTAGCCTATAGTGTGTCTCCTTTCTTTGCCAAGATATGACTGCTTTTGTATTAAAAAGAAATGGCAAGCCCTTTTTTCACTATCCAACTTTTCCCGTGTTAAAATGAACGACTTCCAGTTGGGCTACTTcatgttcctcttcttctgctgcgttgtattttctgtctgtgttaaaaagtgttaaaaagtgttaaaaagtgCATTACCGCCACCAACTGGTATGGAGTAGAGTGGATCGGACATTATGTCCCCCATTCATTAAGTTTGCCTtaaaagataataataacaaacacatttgagaCATTGAAATTAAAAACCAAAGCACTAGTCTATAGAATTTCTTTCATGAATGTCACGTACATCCAGTTTCATCTTAATTTCTTTAAGTCCCAGTGTCAAGTGTCCTGCACTAGTTTGGCTTGTTGTGTGTTAATGCCCCCTACTGGCAACATGTCATGTACAGCTCTTCAACTTGTATCCTATTTTGATATCCCAATTTTAAGgttacaaatgtaaaacatgtaattaaatgaatacaattaaataaaactaTCAGGAATCTGCAGTTGTGTCATTTCATAAAGTCTAGACTAAAATCTAAGAAAACAATGTCAAGGTAGGTATAGCCAACTGTTAATATCAATTTACATATTTGAATTACTTTCAGATAACCTGATACAATCGTCCCTATGTCATGTTTTCAAAACATACCCTAAGTTTTCAAAGTAATTAATATTTACGTGTGTAGCATGACATTCACCAACGGCTTAACAAATCTAAAAATAGCTGAAATGGTAGGCAATTAACTCAGAAAAACACGAAATTTTATGAGTGACACTATTTGTATTTGCAGTGGTTTGTAAGCTTGAAATTCCACTGATAAGCGAATAAGCAGAAGCAGTGGCAGAATCTCACCAGACTTGTCAGTGATTTTTACATTTCCCAGAGAGAGCCCTTGTCATTTTGTCAGCCTCCCCGTGGCTAAAGTATGCGGGGACGGCGGGGAGGGCTGTCAAACCGGGGCCGCCTGAGAGCCCTTTCCCCGGGTTGATGAGTCATTATAAGGGCCGGCCAGGTGGtgaaaatgagtgtgtgtgtgtgtgtgtgtgtgtgtgtgtgtgtgtgtgtgtgtgtgtgtgtgtgtgtgtgtgtgtgtgtgtgtgcgtgcgtgtgtgtgtgtgtgtgtgtgtgtgtgtgtgtgtgtgtgtgtgtgtgtgtgtttgtgtgtgtgcgtgtgtgtatgtgtgtgagagagacagagagactgtgtgtgtgtgtgtgtgtgtgtgtgagagagagagagagagtgtgtgtgtgtgtgtgagagagagagagagagagagagagagtgtgtgtgtgtgtgagagagagagagagagagagagagtgtgtgtgtgtgtgtgtgtgtgtgtgtgtgtgtgtgcgtgcgtgtgtgtgtgtgtgtgtgtgtgtgtgtgtgtctgtctgtctgtgcgtgcgtgcgttcggatttgtgtgtgcgcgcgcgcagGGTGTTGAGGGGTGGAGAGAGTAAGAAGAAATAGAGAGAGCGCGTGGAGGTGTGGGGtgtgaaggaagaggagaggagcagtgaGCTGAGTAGTCACTTTATATCTTGGAGATTTTTGAGTTTCGCTGCGGAAGGTCTTCTCTACTTTTGAAGTGAGTGTAAGCTTTTACTCAGTAAACAACCTTAATAACTCAGTCAGAGAGACcgtctgaaaacaaacaaaattatCTTGTTGTCTGGATGGAAAAACACTTCAACCGTTGCTGCAAAATGAGGAGGCTTTGTTTGAACTTTGCCATCACCTTTCTGTGGCTTCTCCTTTCAGCGGTGAGTAGTGAAACGAGGCTCTTTGGTATGCTTCTATTGACGCTAGGTGTTATATGATCATCATTTTGCTATATTATCACTTAATGGTGGTTTTGTAAGATGGTATAGGTAAATTAACACAGTAACATTGTTTGCCAGGtatactgctttttttttttttttttttgaagagcaATACACTCTTTCTGTTGACTTCTGTCTCAAGATTGTTAACCCATGCCTGCCTATAGGACTTGATTTGGTCTCAACTGATTAGAGTGTTAGCTTGGACTTTCATATCTTAGAAGTGTTCAATTGAAAAGTTTGAGACCTGCTgtgttatttaataaaatacatttgcacTCTTTCTAAAGTTTCTAAATTCAGAAATATATCGTATCATGTGAGACTATTCTGGGACTTGATTGAAGATGAATTGTTCCAGTCTTTTGCTCTATTTTGGTTCTGAGCTGCATAATTATGATTTAATAAGCTGTGCTGTCATTAATCTGACTATCTGACTGTAATTTAACACTGAAGTTGTcagaaaaaatctaattttgtgCCATGTTTCTTGGACTAAATGATTGTGCAGTCtttgaaaatttgaaaaaaagttttatcaACCCAGTGCTTAAGACACattgtctgtgtctttgtttttataggCCTAATGAAAAACGAACACATAAAGGACATGTTTTAGGCAAAAGCATGGATTTTTTCGCTGTCCTTAAAACACCATTGCTGCTCTcagttttctcattttttttagcCTCTGCAGGTGTTTTTGTACAGGTGTTGTGCTTGCATCCACTCCACCGCTATTACTCAGTTGCAGTTTCTGTGCTGGCATCTTGACACAGAGCCAATGACACGGCTGTCACACAGTGGGCTCCAATTAGTGTAGGTGAGAAAAGCACATAGCTGGAGATTTAGGCTTGTAACTACAGGCACAGCTGAATCTTTCTTGGTTATTGCAGAAGGCAGAGATTGGCACACAGGGCTGGGGGTGGTTCGGGGTGATGTGAATCCCACTTGTTGAGAAATAATTATATTGTGGGTGCTGTTTTCCAGAAACCTAGAGGAGAGGAAGTCTTAGCTCAATCTATCTTCAACACATTACGTTGAAAATAGAATTCAAGTGCTTAACAACAAGTGCACAGAACGTATTGCCAAAGTCATGTCCCAATTGTCTAGAGGCATAGATAACTTGACCTGCCATCCAAATAAATGGAAGTGTTATTAAGGAGAAATAAAGTCTTGACAGCTGGATCAATTAGTTTTGACCTTAACTCAGTGATTTTTGTTGGTATTTAATGACTGTGTCTGTGCACTTGTTATATCAAACATATTACAGTGCTACATGTTAACTTTGCAGTGAATCTCAGAGACTTTGGTCAAACAAAAAACTGCCTCACTAATGTCTGgattgaacatttttaacaacTCAACAGCAGAGGCTGTCTGGCTTTTAACAAACAGCTCTGTCCATCTGAACATGCGCTGGATTTTCATAGTctcacaaactttatttttttgcagcagaGAAAGACAATCAGGAAGGGTTGACTAATGCTTTGTGTGTGGTGAACTCTCTTCTGTGGGAGCTCTGGGGGTGGCAGTATAGCTCATTCTGGCCAGTCCAAGTCCTGTTGCGGACCAAATTTGGAAATTTGGCTTGTAGTTGTAGAGGTGCCAGTTCCCTTTCTGAGCATTCGAGAGGGtccccttgagcaaggcactaaaTCCAAACTGCTCAGGCACTGTTACGGGTGACGCTGGGAAAATAAAGGGGTATGTAATCCGATGAGCAGAGCTGTCTTGAGAGATGCTGCAAACAAGTGATTTTTGGTGGTTTCTGTCCATGTGCTCTGCCTTATTGATCTTGTGCAGTATCTTCTTTAACGGTGGCTTGTGCTTGACCATATACGCTTCTCTCTTACAACCATCTTGATTAACAGTCCAAACATTCAGTCTGTTATCAAGGTCGCATCCAAAGAATTTCAACCAGGGAGCCAGAGAGAATGTACAGTCTAATTAAAATGTGTCAATGTGCTAATGGCAATGTGAatgtaagtgtatgtgtgtgtgtgtgtgtgggtgtgggtgtgggtgtgggggggtCTTTGCCTCAAGGAGCTGACCTATTGATCACAGTCATTCACGTCCTTCTCATTCAGAGGACCTGACACAACAAAGCATGATTATTTTAATCGATTATCTGCTACCTTATTATTTAGCTACAGTGGAACTGTCCTTCATTTACAGCCGTCCTGCTGAGCTCAaggcctctcttcttctttctcgtTCAACTTTTACTGTTCATTCCCGCACAAAATAAACCCTGTGTTTAGGGCAGTTGTTGATTTTTGTTCTCCTAATTGATGTAAAATATCTACAAGTGGTAAAATACCTCTAATGGATGCTCaacaatatataaatacaactcTACGTTGCTCTTATGGTTTCAAATTAAACCTGGTCTGTTTTTGAGGTATGTGCATGAAATTCCTGACGAAGCTTAAAAACTGTCAAACACTTTATTATGTGCCATTAAGCCAATGTGATtcagaagaaatgaaagaagatgAAAATGTATCACAGAGAGACAACTTCCTCAAAGAGAAGTTGTAGATGTATATATACTGGGCATTCCACAAAGCATGGACTTTGTGGATTTATTCAAAGCATATGGtacatttttcactttattaTGTTCTTGAAAGTTCCACCCAAAATAAATAACCTGATAACAATGTTAATGAGCTGATATGGGATTTATTTTGGTTGATTAGAGCTTTAATTCAAGCAACAAGACCTTAAGACTGAACCTTCAAGTTCATCATTCAGCCTTTACAAATCAAACCCAAAGTGCTCTCAAATATAACTGCATGGGAATTTTCAGGAGTATTTTAGCCTGATAACAGCCTGCTGGCCTCATTAGTTGAGCCATATTTGAAAGTCAATACCCTGATTTTAACCAATTTCACGCTGAGAAATCagcatcatttttaaaacaactgaCATTTATAGAAATGTGTTAATGGAACTTACAGATATGAACATCAAAAAGCTAATTAACTTACCTTTAATAGAAcagttttcaattttttttgaaAGGACTAATTTTTTGGTTGAAATGTTCGACAAGTGGTGAGCCCAGCCTGGTCTTTGGTCCCCACGCCACATGtgtggaggctatggtcctttGAGCTGGCGGCCCGGATttaagtccgacctgtggctcctttgtaatgtcattccccactctctctctttctccgcGAGTTCTGACTCTCTCCTATCGCTAAATAAAGGCTTAAataccaaaaataaacaaaattataaaaatggATTTCATGAATTTAATAGAAGTTTGTATCACTACAAAGcattatcattttatttagGTAACACCACAAATAAGTTATGTAATCCCTTTTCTATGTAATTGAGGTCCTTTAGATTTTAAATAATACCAAAtttacttttcttattttttggcCTACAGGTCCAAGAAACAGCTGAGCCCTTGAACATTCAGAGCCAACActggatggaggaggaaggaggaagaggagacactGAGGGAGCTGCTTTGAAGGTTAAACACATTTCCAAAGACCTACAGATTATCTccaccaaacacaaaacacctgCTTATGGTTCCCTCGGCCCATACGGGTGGCCTCAGAACTTCTCCCAAGCCCTGGATCAGTATCTGTACCGCACCCCTTCCAAACCCAAACCTCCAGCAAAAACTTCCACAAAGGCCAAGAAGATCCTCGGTTGGGGGGATTTTTACTTCAATGTGAAAACAGTGAAGTTCAGCCTCCTGGTGACTGGGAAAATTGTTGATCACATCAACGGCACGTTCAGCGTCTACTTCCGCCACAACTCAACCAGTCTGGGGAACATATCCGTCAGCATCGTACCACCATCCAAAGCTGTAGGATGGGAGTTTTTGGAATCCGAGGTCCAGGGCCTTCACACGAAAAACTCAGTCCTGGTTCCGGATATTACATCCCAGTTCCAGAGCCCACCTCAGTCCACCAGCTCGACCCCACCTGAGcaacagaggcagcagcaggatgtgatgatggtgaCCGAACTCAACTGTCGGATAGATTACCAGAGAACCAACCGGTCTAAGAAGACCAAGCCCTGCATGTATGACCCCGGGCAGACCTGCTACTCAGAAAACACTCAATCCCAGGCAGCCTGGATCTGTGCTAAACCCTTCAAGGTTATCTGCATCTTCATCGCTTTCACCGGCACCGATTACAGGCTGGTGCAGAAAGTCTGCCCGGACTACAACTTTCAGAGCGAGCAGAATCAGCAGCACTTTGGATGACAGACACTGAGATTCAAAATCTGAGACATCAAACACTGACTTTTCATACATcctttaaaatcatgttttcagttttacaaAGGAGAGATTGACTGCTTTTATAAGCCTTAACAAAAAAACCCACCTTTGCAATATGTCTGTGAGTGCAGCATTAGCCTGGTATTGTTAGTGTGTTAATAGTAGCTTCTGTTTATAAGGAATTTTAAACGGTAACTTTGTGTTGTCTGAAACTACTCACACATCTACAGAGAGCTCCACGCTGACTTTTGAAAGAGAAGCGCCTTGATCCATTGTTTCACTTTAGTGTATTGTTGTAAGAATTATCCCTCTCTGAAATGGCTTCCAtaaaaaggaagatttgatatGCACCATCTGAATGTGATGTCTTAGCTCGTTCATTTTACAAAATACTTAAatctttgcatctttttttactATAAAATGAATTCCTACTGGTTTATATTATAGTAACTATGATTAATAAGATACTACTTCTCAAAGACTGACACAAAGCCAGCTGAAACAGATGATTATTGTTGTAGTCACTTTTATCAGTTGCACAAAGTAGGCATGTCCTTGGCTTCCCTCCAGAACTGATTTTACATTCACCCTTTGCACCTTGaaaagttttctgttttcccaGCCCTCAGCTGTCACAGACATGCTTTCTCTGTCACTACAAACGTTACGGGTGAGTtctatatttttctttcataatgtatttattttagaagtttttaaatgtagaaaaagagCCACATTTATATGCATATGCTCCAGCATTCTCCAGCGTTTAAAAACCGTTGTAAATAAGTTTCTACTGCAAACTAGGCCAGCTTGTCACCCGAGGTAACCTCAGTATtgactgaaatgtttgatttgaagaTTCACAGGgttatttgttttcaatttgtCAGTCCAGTCGCATGAATGTTACTGCCTGATAACTGTGATTATTTCAGGTAGTCATAGTGTGTGGGAAaagaatgttttctgtttgtaccagaatgttttgttgtttaaggAAAGTTGACTCTCCAGGCTTCAGCTTTATACATGACTTAATGTATTTCAGGCTTGGGAAACATAATGAATATGAGATGAAAGGAGTCTCGCTTCAACATATATTTATGCTTGAACAATAATCTGTCTATTAGTCCAAAGTAACACATAGTTACATAACAATCATGAGGCTACAAGCTGCCTGCGTGGCAAGCCAACAATACactttttcatgtcattttcagGTTTTCCATAACTGCTCCACAGAATAACACGCTTGTTTTTCACTGCCTTTCATTAAGTGGATTGTTTAGAACATCAAAAGACGCATTATTTGAACTCGTTTCCAAACCCCCGGTGCAAAGTATTATAATTCTTAGTGATGAAAGTGTTTTTGCACACGCTCACTCTTCCTGAGGGTTTCAAAAGACACCAAAGCAGCAATCTTGgacaacaaaaactaaaaagaaaaccCCCAGAAAGGGTTTAACTCTGCACAGACACTTTATGGCAGAGTTGCATCAAATGCTGTGACTTTGTATTTGCTTTTGAGCAAGGTCTAATTAAGCAGACTGCATACacaattgttaaataaaatcataagtTATAGGAAATAAAGCACCATCTGTCCAGGGGGCTGCCCAAACATGAATTAGGATTTCTTTACAGTGACAGAGGGAAGTCTCACAACATTGAGACATTAAGTTATTGACTGGTGTGATTTTTGTGTTCATCCACTACTCCCTGCAGCCCCACTTCCTAAGGGTTTCAGGATATTTGGGCAGAGAGGGACAGGTCACAGCAGAGTCATGCAGGCAAGGCCTCAGTGCAGCTGGTGCATGGACGGGACAGGAGAGCCTGGCACAGGATGACCCAGAGATGTGGCGCCTCCTGCAGCAGGAGAAGGACAGGCAG
Coding sequences within it:
- the stac3 gene encoding SH3 and cysteine-rich domain-containing protein 3, translated to MDQEDDKNSVDIHDNPPAPDNFVKEEGDTVYFIYEEEVEVEEKEPEPPPPIVRINDKPHKFKDHYCKKPKFCDVCARMIVLNNKFALRCKNCKTNIHHSCQSYVEFQKCFGKIPPGFRRAYSSPLYSSDQPDQNNPNRNDPVFDTLRVGVIMANKERKKNENDKKNMMMMMEEEEEESQQPKESEEGGEGKPDDKKEKGGDKADDKSKGTFSHSHFFLALYRFKAIEKDDLDFHPGDRITVLDDSNEEWWRGKMGEKTGYFPTNYLIKVRASERVFKVTRSFVGNREMGQITLKKDQIVVKKGDEKGGYLKVSTGRKLGYFPADLLEEITVT
- the LOC132989268 gene encoding neurexophilin-2-like, with product MEKHFNRCCKMRRLCLNFAITFLWLLLSAVQETAEPLNIQSQHWMEEEGGRGDTEGAALKVKHISKDLQIISTKHKTPAYGSLGPYGWPQNFSQALDQYLYRTPSKPKPPAKTSTKAKKILGWGDFYFNVKTVKFSLLVTGKIVDHINGTFSVYFRHNSTSLGNISVSIVPPSKAVGWEFLESEVQGLHTKNSVLVPDITSQFQSPPQSTSSTPPEQQRQQQDVMMVTELNCRIDYQRTNRSKKTKPCMYDPGQTCYSENTQSQAAWICAKPFKVICIFIAFTGTDYRLVQKVCPDYNFQSEQNQQHFG